One Helianthus annuus cultivar XRQ/B chromosome 7, HanXRQr2.0-SUNRISE, whole genome shotgun sequence genomic region harbors:
- the LOC110881118 gene encoding formin-like protein 14 translates to MEWNGPFPPPLLPHTTTTTPSAAVTYLRRHPPPLLPPPIDATHLRPHHRCRRHPPSPLPPPIIATTHIRSSPPPLPLPPSITATTHRHLRPPSPLLPPPTTPTTTIATAATYLHRHPPPPLSPSAVVSTHHHRQPSLLQLTPSTTSHHRPSLTTAI, encoded by the exons ATGGAATGGAATGGACCATT CCCACCACCGTTGctaccacacaccaccaccaccacgccATCCGCCGCCGTCACCTACCtccgccgccacccgccaccgctGCTGCCACCACCTATTGATGCCACCCACCTTCGTCCTCACCACCGCTGTCGCCGCCACCCACCGTCGCCACTGCCACCTCCGATCATCGCCACCACCCACATTCGATCATCACCGCCACCATTGCCACTGCCACCTTCGATCACCGCCACCACTCACCGCCACCTCCGACCACCATCGCCGCTGCTACCACCTCCGACCACCCCTACCACCACCATTGCCACCGCCGCCACCTACCTCCACCGTCATCCACCACCACCGTTGTCACCATCCGCCGTCgtctccacccaccaccaccgccaaccTTCGCTGCTACAACTGACACCTAGCACCACCTCCCATCATCGCCCATCACTGACCACCGCCATCtga